One genomic segment of Planktothrix serta PCC 8927 includes these proteins:
- the urtD gene encoding urea ABC transporter ATP-binding protein UrtD, translating to MTAKILEINDVTVSFDGFKALNHLNFSMDVGELRVIIGPNGAGKTTFLDVITGKVQPTEGQVIFKGRNLRKMPEYQIACFGVGRKFQTPRIYLNLTVRDNLDLACNRNKSVFPTLFQRTKGVEIRTVAGLLETIGLIAKADFPAALLSHGEKQRLEIGMLVAQSPDLLLVDEPVAGLTDEETENVGSLLLALAESHSIIVIEHDMEFVRQIARIVTVLHQGSVLCQGDMDEVQNDPRVIEVYLGKQEEE from the coding sequence ATGACTGCTAAAATTTTAGAGATTAACGATGTCACCGTCAGTTTTGATGGATTTAAAGCCCTCAATCACCTAAATTTTAGTATGGATGTGGGGGAATTGCGAGTAATTATTGGCCCTAACGGAGCCGGAAAAACCACGTTTTTAGATGTGATTACGGGCAAAGTTCAACCCACTGAAGGACAGGTGATTTTTAAAGGGCGTAATTTGAGAAAAATGCCCGAATATCAAATTGCTTGTTTTGGAGTTGGGCGCAAATTTCAAACCCCTAGAATTTATCTAAATTTAACGGTTAGAGATAATTTAGATTTAGCCTGTAACCGAAATAAAAGTGTATTTCCCACCTTATTTCAACGAACTAAGGGGGTAGAAATCCGAACCGTTGCGGGACTTTTAGAAACCATTGGATTAATTGCCAAAGCTGATTTTCCAGCAGCATTATTGTCTCACGGGGAAAAACAACGGTTAGAAATTGGGATGTTAGTGGCACAATCTCCTGATTTATTATTAGTTGATGAACCTGTAGCGGGACTCACCGATGAAGAAACCGAAAACGTGGGAAGTTTGCTGTTAGCATTAGCAGAAAGTCACTCCATTATTGTGATTGAACATGATATGGAATTCGTGCGACAAATTGCCAGAATAGTAACGGTTTTGCATCAAGGTTCGGTATTGTGTCAAGGGGATATGGATGAAGTGCAAAATGACCCCCGTGTGATTGAAGTTTATTTAGGAAAACAAGAGGAGGAGTAA